The following DNA comes from Oharaeibacter diazotrophicus.
GTTCGTGCGCGAGCGCGAGATGGAGAACGCCCACACGGTCTGGCTCCACGTCGACCTGTCGCCGTCGATGAACTTCCGCTCGGGCCTCGCGCCGGTGGTCAAGCGCGACCGTGCCGTTCTGGTCACGATCGCCCTCGCCGAGTTGCTCGCCCGCTCCGGCGAGCGCATCGGCCTCCTCGGCCACGGCCGGCCGCTCGCCTCGCGCAGCGCCGCCGAACGGCTCGCCTCGACGCTCGCCCACGTCGAGGGCGAGGCGGCGCGGCCGGATCTCTCCGCGGTGCGGCGGCTGCACGAGGTCGTCATGGTCGGCGACTTCCTCGATCCCGCCGACGACGTCGCCGCCGATCTCGGCCGGCTCGCCGCCACGGGCGCGCGCGTCCACCTCGTCCAGGTGATGGACCCGGTCGAGGAGACCTTCCCCTTCGTCGGCCGCACCGAGTTCCGCGACCCCGAGACCGGCGGCCGCGTGACCGCCGGGCGCGCCGAGGCTTGGCGCGCCGGCTACGTCGCCGCCCTCGTCCGCCACCGCGACCGCCTGCGCGCCGCCATGCGGCTGCCGGGCTGGAGCTTCGCGGTCCACCACACCGACCGGCCGCCGACGGAGGCGCTGCTCGCCCTGCACGGCCGGCTCGCCGCCGGCGGCGCGCTCGCGGCCGGCCCCCGGGAGATCCCGACGTGACCGGACTGCCCCTCGCCTTCGCGACGCCCTGGGTGCTGGTCGGCCTCGCCGCCCTGCCGGTGCTGTGGTGGCTGCTGCGCGTGACGCCGCCGCGGCCGGAGACGGTGACCTTCCCGCCGCTGCGCCTGCTCGCCGAGGTCCGCGTCGAGGAGGAGACCCCGGCGCGCACGCCGTGGTGGCTGACGGCGATCCGCCTCCTCGCCGCCGCCGCGGTGATCTTCGCCCTCGCCGGGCCGGTGTTCCGCCCCGCCGCCGACCGGCTGACCGGCACCGGGCCGGTCTGGCTGATCGTCGACAACGGCTTTTCCGCCGCGCCCGACTGGGCGGCGCGGCTGCGCACCGCCGAGACGGTGATCGACGGCGCCCGCGAGGCCGGCCGCACCGTCGTGCTGGTCGCCACCGCCGATGGCACCGACGCCGACGTGGTCGCCCGGACCGCCGACGACGCCGCCCGCCGCCTCGCCGCCGTCGGCCCGCGGGCGTGGTCGCCGGACCACGGCGCCATCGTCGCCGCCCTCCAGCGCACCGCCGAGGCGGCCCGGCCGGGCGACGTGATCTGGATCGCCGAACCCGCCGACGACGGCTCGGCCAAGGCCTTCGCCGCCAGCCTCTCCGCGCTCGCCGCCGGCGCCGAGATCGTGCTCGCCGGCGCCGATTCGACGCCGCCGCCGGCGGTCGTCGCCGTCGCCCACGACGGCACCGGCATCGCCGCCACCGTCCGCCGCATCGACGGCGCGACGCCGGCGACCGGCACCGCCCGCGCCGTCGACCGCCGCGGCCGCCTGCTCGACGAGCGCCCCTACGCCTTCGACGGCGCGGCGACCGAGACCTCTGTCCGCTTCGAGCTGCCGCTCGAGCTCCGCAACGAGATCGCCCGCGTCGAACTCGCAGGCGCCGAGTCGGCGTCCGCGGTGCAGTTGCTCGACGACCGCTGGCGCCGCCGCACCGTCGGACTGATCTCCGGCGTCGGTGGCGACCGGGCGCAGCCGCTGTTGTCGCCGACCTACTATCTCACCAAGGCGCTGCTACCCTTCGCCGACATCCGCGAGCCGCGCTCGCCGGCGGTCGACGCCGCCGTCAAGGGCTATCTCGACGAGAGGGTCGCCGCGATCGTGATGGCCGACGTCGGCACGCTCTCCGGCGACACCGCGGCCGCGGTGCGCAGCTTCGTCGAGCGCGGCGGCGTGCTGATCCGCTTCGCCGGTCCCCATCTCGCCGCCGGCGAGGACGACTTCGTGCCGGTGCCGCTGCGCCGCGGCGGCCGCACCCTCGGCGGCAGCCTGTCGTGGGAGAAGCCGCAGGCCCTCGCCGGCTTCTCCGAGGCCGGCCCCTTCGCCGGCTCGGTGGTGCCGTCCGACGTCACCGTCGAGCGGCAGGTGCTGGCCGAGCCGTCGCCGGACCTCGACCGCTTCACCTGGGCGAGCCTCGCCGACGGCACGCCGCTGGTCACCGCTCGCCCGGTCGGCGGCGGCTGGCTGGTGCTGTTCCACGTCACCGCCGACACGACGTGGTCGAACCTGCCACTGTCCGGCGCGTTCGTGGAGATGCTCCGCCGCACCGTCGCGCTCGGCCATGCCGGCGGCTCCGCGACCTCCGCGGCGGCCGTCCAGGGCACCGAGGTGACGCTGCCGCCGATGACCGTGCTCGACGGCTTCGGCCGCTTCACCACGCCGCGCGCCGACGTCCGCGGCCTGCCCGCCCGCGCCGCCGCCACGGTGCTCGCCTCCCGCGACACGCCGCCCGGCCTCTACGGCGGCGAGGACGCCTTCCGTGCGGTGAACCTGATGCGCCCCGACACGCCCTACGTCCGCCTCGACGCCTCGGCCCTCGCCGGCGCCGCCCGCGCGCCGCTCGCCGCCGAGGCCGGCACGCGGCTCGGGCCGTGGCTGTTCGTGCTCGGCTTCCTGCTGCTGGTGGTCGACGCCCTCGCCGTGCTGGTGCTGGTCGGCGGCGTCCGCCTGTTCGCCGGCCGCCGCCCGGCCACCGCGACGGTCGCCGTCGTCGCGCTGGCCGCCGCGCTCGCCGCCGGCCTGCCCGCGGACGGGGCGCGGGCGCAGGGCACGCTGTCGCCGGAGGACCAGAAGCTGCTCGACGCCGTCTCGGTGACCCGGCTCGCCTATGTCGAGACCGGCGACGCCACCGTGGACGAGGCGAGCCGCGCGGGCCTCTGGGCGCTGACGCGCTATCTCTCCGCCCGCACCGCCCTCGAGGCGGGCCGGCCGATGGCGCTCGATCCGGAGAAGGACGAGCTGTCGGTCTATCCGCTGATATACTGGCCGGTCGACCCGGCCGTGCCGGCGCCGAGCCGGGCCGCGATGCAGCGCGTCGAGGCCTTCATGAAGTCCGGCGGCACGGTGCTGTTCGACACCCGCGACCAGTTCGACGTCGTGCCCGGCTCGGATTCCAGCCCGGCGCAGGTGCGGCTGCGCGAGATGCTCGCCGGCGTCGACGTGCCGCCGCTGGAGCCGGTGCCGGCCGACCACGTGCTGACCAAGGCGTTCTACCTGATGAACGACTTCCCCGGCCGCTACGTCGGCTCGCCGCTCTGGGTCGAGGCGACCCGCCCGGCCGACGAGGAGGCCGCCGACGAAGGCGGCGACGTCCGCCCGGT
Coding sequences within:
- a CDS encoding DUF58 domain-containing protein, translating into MADPTRIEPRVTPALTASARSLAAALPDLLVEAKQVANTVAAGWHGRRRAGGGEDFWQFRPFQFGEPARSIDWRRSAREDGHLFVREREMENAHTVWLHVDLSPSMNFRSGLAPVVKRDRAVLVTIALAELLARSGERIGLLGHGRPLASRSAAERLASTLAHVEGEAARPDLSAVRRLHEVVMVGDFLDPADDVAADLGRLAATGARVHLVQVMDPVEETFPFVGRTEFRDPETGGRVTAGRAEAWRAGYVAALVRHRDRLRAAMRLPGWSFAVHHTDRPPTEALLALHGRLAAGGALAAGPREIPT
- a CDS encoding DUF4159 domain-containing protein, translating into MTGLPLAFATPWVLVGLAALPVLWWLLRVTPPRPETVTFPPLRLLAEVRVEEETPARTPWWLTAIRLLAAAAVIFALAGPVFRPAADRLTGTGPVWLIVDNGFSAAPDWAARLRTAETVIDGAREAGRTVVLVATADGTDADVVARTADDAARRLAAVGPRAWSPDHGAIVAALQRTAEAARPGDVIWIAEPADDGSAKAFAASLSALAAGAEIVLAGADSTPPPAVVAVAHDGTGIAATVRRIDGATPATGTARAVDRRGRLLDERPYAFDGAATETSVRFELPLELRNEIARVELAGAESASAVQLLDDRWRRRTVGLISGVGGDRAQPLLSPTYYLTKALLPFADIREPRSPAVDAAVKGYLDERVAAIVMADVGTLSGDTAAAVRSFVERGGVLIRFAGPHLAAGEDDFVPVPLRRGGRTLGGSLSWEKPQALAGFSEAGPFAGSVVPSDVTVERQVLAEPSPDLDRFTWASLADGTPLVTARPVGGGWLVLFHVTADTTWSNLPLSGAFVEMLRRTVALGHAGGSATSAAAVQGTEVTLPPMTVLDGFGRFTTPRADVRGLPARAAATVLASRDTPPGLYGGEDAFRAVNLMRPDTPYVRLDASALAGAARAPLAAEAGTRLGPWLFVLGFLLLVVDALAVLVLVGGVRLFAGRRPATATVAVVALAAALAAGLPADGARAQGTLSPEDQKLLDAVSVTRLAYVETGDATVDEASRAGLWALTRYLSARTALEAGRPMALDPEKDELSVYPLIYWPVDPAVPAPSRAAMQRVEAFMKSGGTVLFDTRDQFDVVPGSDSSPAQVRLREMLAGVDVPPLEPVPADHVLTKAFYLMNDFPGRYVGSPLWVEATRPADEEAADEGGDVRPVRAGDGVSPILITGNDFAGAWAADDNGSFLYPVVPGEPRQREFALRAGVNIVMYTLTGNYKADQVHVPALLERLGQ